One genomic window of Pocillopora verrucosa isolate sample1 chromosome 8, ASM3666991v2, whole genome shotgun sequence includes the following:
- the LOC136282762 gene encoding uncharacterized protein isoform X2, with amino-acid sequence MDENQQQSKENKSADEVPLESVNGKKTLKNDDCSFNGCQKYFYEKLADTVLYCTPGYTSFPKDGISSEKNENLNAFFNQYKRRFFERRSLKRPVYTLKLDQEGKIVRDKNGILVVLVNSYVQGELKTTKQLLYREAVDGVLSSLHYIKGVLGEDTCLPGGVNALSRLFNQKYVFKGIFNLIRAFLARCSTCQVNNPLPMRVLPPPVPIRSFRPHSRLQCDLIDMAPKKHRSFMQNNCWSYRYILTVKCCFSKFCWLFPLKTKSAEEVYAVLKALFIKEGSPTVIQSDNGGEFIGEVVQKLCKEFEVCMVHGRPHHPQSQGQIENLNKQVKRLLARFLQQLPRDLQANVWPLLLSAIADLLNCKWHSTINDVPFRIYKNREPSCLVDYIIPDDSMWTESIEDGCLEDYEFSSEDFIELERHGESTSMDKSKLEEITEAILQISSETILLSSLGVSAKQLSAAVKKIVQGNSHSPPSHSHNNIPLQSVDSEAEFQVESITKYLFNLSEEYKSKLVDVLEATEHTIQKNHKRALKRAKEREFKVGDKVLFQNPRSEGLHFSKPDPFQPLNVLGVIKEVRPGGMFKVEIECGEQLVVKSIFGGQMVLFKEKQCELPLCETPPKLSLLNMHNFISEFGLTVRKEMYNRSLRLRKVAHHRSIDDLLKSYCQVLDYGLLAMVSSFSDREEEEAVFHQKFVTGLQTLQASGFQYFLYGTIFWERDRKQNLGKSILSHLTSYEEHSDCLSCVGEQKETPCFHPCCQNLVLQMAVNCGLFCVTIDGCIVPSDDSIMKTSKTAPKETPLLISHTTEASTSCHDKDSIKRPSTQVGVDEPVFNKDDLLDHTNDVNVDVGSNRCSTPQGSLKTHEVTLGEPSTSLLFMPVSNQGMLWKPAELKDKCQQHLENIDPYCSELAKFVMPLKGFLAAINPSQDNATERSNLRYFLKIIDKHANKDVQSQVRLSSNNGSQECMQVQGYSSFCGLCAMNNAIGCSRKGPTMFNLFDLDLAADIIWLKQVCEVGCGFSVPLEPMRGLDGDYSILAMEEAAIRKNCTFQRLDLPLRALVDGAAINSLDTSSLQEFYSLLLGLFQADERPSLIVRTKEYHFVTLLFKADAIVLLDSRRTSALPLSLKDGLGYIQREAYQNPDFAAVNLQGPGTYGNPVRVNDLPEVKLHTNFHCTLDEVWDLSSTVSDDTIIATLHGQVKAKDVRTLKPGNQINDVVINYIGPFLMSQKKDVYVASTFWLNHCSQELGVKEMLRCDFHKYEKFVFPVHCPGHWWCVLIDRPMKLYGEFDSLCKDRRSDYVFQVLCREFKTANIDISSFRRLSQEEREKLPSQGQNVFDCGVFVLGFISAFVNNLEMNFSLRDMPFLRNSFAKIIMNGQPVCDIKNCPSTQESCHPACEEGGHGSVLGLVGCSTIETMRCRGQENICSDKESGVSGTGLIHCAGENSSARIGEDGIKKCRTGVSPFSPDKTMEEVSVGFGVAFPGKYELGDFEKDYEDMEDDPFVVPPPLLPLDIQLRDKDAELSNENNIQASEPDDEDLVLYELLKPPYDASHELPTLQMLYSKEERKVFQGLNPITEQYLFKLRKEKGINVPRGCYHAVMTTEEMVDFDYWRQVRKGKSRQRFFHYRWDRAFEVWTKETTEELIDVASILERVDSDGWVLLNITEQYHYEMWRDWKWRQLEEKDLL; translated from the exons atggatgagaaccagcagcaaagcaaagaaaacaaaagtgctGATGAGGTG ccacttgagtctgtaaatggaaagaaaacactgaaaaatgacg ATTGTAGCTTCAATGGAtgccagaaatatttttatgaaaaactggcAGATACAGTTTTGTATTGTACTCCAGGATATACATCTTTCCCAAAAGATGGTATTTCTTCAGAgaagaatgaaaacttaaatgctTTCTTTAATCAGTATAAAAGACGATTTTTTGAACGACGTAGCCTGAAAAGACCAGTCTACACACTAAAACTTGACCAAGAAGGTAAGATTGTCCGTGACAAAAATGGCATCCTTGTTGTTTTGGTCAACAGTTATGTTCAAGGAGAGCTTAAGACTACAAAGCAACTTCTCTACAGAGAGGCTGTAGATGGTGTATTAAGCAGTTTACACTACATTAAAGGTGTCCTTGGAGAGGATACTTGCCTCCCTGGAGGGGTGAATGCCTTGAGTAGGctattcaatcaaaaatatgtatttaagggTATTTTCAACCTTATTAGGGCCTTCTTGGCTCGATGCTCAACATGTCAGGTCAACAACCCCTTGCCAATGCGAGTGCTTCCCCCTCCTGTCCCCATTAGATCTTTTCGCCCCCATTCCAGACTACAGTGTGACCTTATTGACATGGCCCCAAAGAAGCACCGTAGTTTTATGCAGAATAATTGTTGGAGCTACCGTTACATTCTAACAGTCAAGTGCTGTTTCTCGAAGTTTTGTTGGCTGTTCCCGTTAAAAACAAAGTCTGCAGAAGAAGTGTATGCCGTTCTGAAGGCCTTGTTCATCAAGGAAGGGTCACCTACTGTAATTCAGTCAGATAATGGTGGTGAATTCATTGGAGAGGTAgtgcaaaaactttgcaaagaatTTGAAGTTTGCATGGTTCATGGTAGGCCACACCACCCACAGTCTCAAGGCCAGATAGAAAATCTCAACAAGCAAGTCAAAAGGTTACTTGCAAGGTTTTTACAACAGTTGCCTAGAGATCTTCAGGCCAATGTCTGGCCTTTACTACTCTCTGCTATTGCAGACCTTTTGAATTGCAAGTGGCACAGCACAATTAATGATGTGCCTTTTCGAATATATAAGAACCGTGAGCCTTCCTGCTTGGTGGACTACATCATCCCAGATGATAGTATGTGGACAGAAAGTATTGAAGATGGTTGCCTTGAGGATTATGAATTTTCATCAGAAGATTTCATTGAACTTGAGAGACATGGGGAAAGCACTTCCATGGATAAATCTAAATTAGAAGAGATAACAGAGGCCATCCTGCAAATTTCTTCTGAGACCATATTATTGTCCTCATTGGGTGTTTCAGCTAAGCAGCTGTCAGCAGCTGTTAAGAAGATAGTGCAAGGAAATTCACATTCTCCACCTTCTCACAGTCACAACAACATCCCACTTCAATCAGTGGATTCAGAGGCAGAATTCCAGGTAGAGAGCATCACCAAATACCTCTTCAACTTGAGTGAAGAATACAAATCTAAGTTGGTGGATGTGCTTGAAGCAACAGAACACACCATTCAAAAGAATCACAAACGGGCTCTTAAGAGGGCTAAAGAGCGGGAATTTAAGGTGGGAGACAAAGTTCTCTTCCAAAATCCACGTTCAGAAggattgcatttttcaaagcCAGATCCCTTTCAGCCCTTGAATGTTCTGGGGGTCATCAAAGAGGTGCGTCCTGGAGGAATGTTCAAGGTGGAGATAGAATGTGGAGAGCAATTGGTAGTTAAATCCATTTTTGGTGGCCAGATGGTTTTGTTCAAGGAAAAGCAGTGTGAACTTCCCCTTTGTGAAACACCCCCCAAGTTATCTTTGCTGAATATgcacaatttcatttcagagtttGGCCTAACTGTGCGTAAGGAGATGTATAACCGAAGTCTAAGGTTGAGGAAAGTGGCTCACCATAGAAGTATTGATGATTTATTGAAGAGTTATTGTCAGGTTCTGGATTATGGACTCCTTGCCATGGTATCGTCGTTTTCTGacagagaggaagaagaagctGTGTTTCACCAGAAGTTTGTAACTGGCCTTCAAACTTTACAGGCTTCGGGTTTTCAGTACTTTCTCTATGGTACAATCTTTTGGGAGAGAGACAGAAAGCAAAACCTGGGAAAGTCAATTCTAAGTCATCTCACCAGTTACGAGGAGCACTCTGACTGCTTGTCGTGCGTTGGAGagcaaaaagaaactccatgcTTTCATCCCTGCTGCCAGAATCTTGTGCTTCAGATGGCTGTTAACTGTGGGCTCTTCTGTGTAACAATAGATGGTTGCATTGTACCATCTGATGATAGTATAATGAAAACATCTAAGACAGCTCCAAAGGAAACCCCTCTGTTAATTAGCCATACAACTGAGGCTAGTACTTCATGCCATGATAAAGACAGTATCAAAAGACCTAGCACCCAAGTCGGTGTTGATGAGCCAGTGTTCAATAAGGATGATCTGCTTGACCATACAAATGATGTAAATGTTGATGTTGGATCCAACAGATGCAGTACACCCCAAGGAAGTCTGAAAACCCATGAAGTCACCCTTGGTGAGCCATCCACATCATTGCTGTTCATGCCAGTAAGCAATCAAGGAATGCTATGGAAGCCAGCTGAGTTGAAGGACAAGTGTCAGCAACATCTAGAGAACATTGATCCTTATTGCAGTGAACTGGCCAAGTTTGTAATGCCCTTGAAGGGCTTTCTTGCAGCCATAAATCCTTCTCAAGATAATGCCACAGAAAGAAGTAACTTGAGGTACTTTTTAAAGATTATTGACAAGCATGCAAATAAAGATGTACAGAGCCAAGTGCGCCTAAGTAGCAACAATGGCAGTCAGGAGTGTATGCAAGTTCAAGGGTACAGCTCATTCTGTGGACTTTGTGCAATGAACAATGCAATAGGTTGTTCCAGGAAAGGACCTACtatgttcaatttgtttgaccTAGATTTGGCAGCAGACATCATTTGGTTAAAACAGGTTTGTGAAGTTGGCTGTGGATTTTCTGTACCTTTAGAGCCTATGCGGGGTCTTGATGGTGACTACAGTATTTTAGCAATGGAGGAGGCAGCAATTAGGAAGAACTGTACATTTCAAAGACTAGATTTACCCTTGAGGGCACTTGTGGATGGTGCTGCAATTAATTCCCTTGACACCAGCAGTCTCCAGGAATTTTATTCCCTTCTTCTGGGATTGTTCCAGGCAGATGAGAGACCATCACTCATTGTGAGGACAAAGGAATATCACTTTGTTACTCTGCTCTTTAAAGCAGATGCAATTGTACTTCTTGATAGTCGCAGGACATCTGCTCTTCCACTGTCCCTTAAAGATGGCCTAGGTTACATTCAGAGAGAAGCATATCAGAACCCAGATTTTGCTGCTGTAAACCTTCAAGGGCCTGGAACTTATGGCAATCCTGTGAGAGTGAATGACTTGCCAGAAGTTAAGCTgcacacaaattttcattgcacACTGGATGAGGTGTGGGATTTAAGCAGTACTGTAAGTGATGATACCATCATTGCCACACTCCATGGACAAGTCAAAGCAAAAGATGTTCGTACCCTCAAGCCAGGTAACCAAATAAATGATGTTGTGATCAACTACATTGGTCCATTCTTAATGAGTCAGAAAAAGGATGTGTATGTGGCAAGCACCTTTTGGCTAAATCACTGCAGCCAAGAGCTGGGTGTTAAGGAAATGCTtaggtgtgattttcacaagtatgaaaagtttgtatttcCTGTTCATTGCCCTGGTCACTGGTGGTGTGTCTTAATAGACAGGCCAATGAAGTTGTATGGGGAATTTGACTCCCTTTGTAAAGATCGAAGGAgtgattatgtttttcaggtcTTGTGCAGGGAATTCAAAACTGcaaatattgatatttcttcatttcgaagGTTAAGTcaggaggaaagagaaaagttgcCTTCTCAAGGACAGAATGTTTTTGACTGTGGTGTCTTTGTGTTGGGTTTTATCAGTGCATTTGTCAACAACTTGGAAATGAATTTCAGCTTAAGGGATATGCCATTCCTGCGGAATTCATTTGCGAAAATTATCATGAATGGGCAACCAGTAtgtgacattaaaaattgtcCCAGTACCCAAGAAAGTTGTCATCCAGCTTGTGAAGAAGGTGGCCATGGAAGTGTCCTTGGGCTAGTTGGTTGCTCTACCATTGAAACTATGAGATGTAGGGGTCAAGAGAATATTTGCAGTGACAAAGAATCTGGAGTAAGTGGTACAGGACTTATACATTGTGCTGGTGAAAACAGCAGTGCAAGAATAGGTGAAGATGGAATTAAGAAATGCAGAACAGGAGTGAGTCCATTTAGTCCTGACAAAAccatggaagaggtttctgttggttttggtgttgcttttcctgGTAAGTATGAATTAGGGGATTTTGAGAAGGATTATGAAGATATGGAAGATGATCCATTTGTTGTCCCCCCTCCTCTTCTGCCATTAGACATTCAACTACGGGACAAAGACGCAgagttgtcaaatgaaaacaatattcaag ccagtgaaccagatgatgaagatttggTGTTGTATGAGCTCCTCAAGCCTCCTTATGATGCTTCTCACGAG cttCCAACCCTACAGATGCTCTATTctaaagaagaaaggaaggtattccaaggccttaaccccatcactgagcaatatcttttcaaactaaggaaggagaaagggataaatgttccaagagggtgttaccatgcagtgatgacaacagaaGAAATGGTAGATTTTGATTACTGGAGGCAGGTAAGGAAGGGGAAGTCgagacaaagatttttccattacAGGTGGGATAGAGCCTTCGAAGTTTGGACCAAGGAGACCACAGAAGAGTTGATAGATGTGGCAAGTATCTTAGAGCGAGTTGATAGTGATGGATGGGTCTTATTGAACATCACAGAACAGTATCACTATGAaatgtggagagactggaaatggaggcaacttgaggagaaagaccttttgtaa